The proteins below are encoded in one region of Flavobacterium sp. IMCC34852:
- a CDS encoding IS1/IS1595 family N-terminal zinc-binding domain-containing protein — translation MEILACPKCLSDAIVKSGVIKDRQRFLCKKCNYYFTVNKLGKKIDSYYVTKALQLYLEGLSYREIERIIGVSHVTVSNWVKEFKISKPNHTDYHPTYKIYNHLELVEFLKNKEVLKGAGMIITELGDKFMLIKWERFKD, via the coding sequence ATGGAAATTTTAGCTTGTCCCAAATGCCTAAGTGATGCCATAGTCAAAAGTGGCGTCATCAAAGACAGACAAAGGTTTTTATGCAAAAAATGCAATTACTACTTCACCGTTAACAAACTGGGTAAAAAGATAGACAGTTACTATGTAACCAAAGCTTTGCAGTTATATCTGGAAGGCTTAAGTTACAGAGAAATCGAACGAATTATAGGGGTTTCGCATGTTACTGTTAGTAACTGGGTCAAGGAGTTTAAAATTTCCAAGCCCAATCATACCGATTATCACCCAACTTATAAGATATACAATCATTTAGAACTCGTTGAGTTTCTAAAAAATAAGGAAGTTCTCAAAGGTGCCGGGATGATTATAACAGAGTTAGGAGATAAGTTTATGCTGATAAAATGGGAACGATTTAAAGATTAG
- a CDS encoding DcaP family trimeric outer membrane transporter — protein MKKLLLLTFAIGSFSGQAQTTTAPAATPATPAKEWDVSVYGFIRTDYIWDTRRSAQVREYNLNLYPLDEQLDANGDDLNDAGASNFLSVVSRLGVKAKGPNVWGAKTSGTLEGDFFGNTEASIGLFRLRHAYVTLDWEKTSLTLGQTWYPTFIPEVFPGVANFSTGIMFNPFGWVSQAKIKQNFTKELSFALTAYKEREFTTATATGGTQNSASFNSPLPTLHGQFQFKNTNWIAGLGFEYKSLQPLTVSNGLATSEKVNTTSVVGYFKYNNDKFHIKAYGISGKNMYNLVMLGGFAGYADPNGGVETYEGIKTTAMWVDIAGNGKSVAPGLFFGYTKTDGVSKDNPTTLYGRGFAGTRGVDNVMRISGRVDFKQNKFRVTPEIEYTGATWGDIKPDATFDGNNKEVGNFRAMISCAYSF, from the coding sequence ATGAAAAAACTATTATTATTAACGTTTGCAATAGGCTCTTTTTCGGGTCAGGCGCAAACCACTACTGCGCCGGCAGCTACTCCTGCAACGCCAGCCAAAGAATGGGACGTAAGTGTGTACGGTTTTATTCGAACTGATTACATTTGGGATACTCGACGTTCCGCACAAGTACGTGAGTACAACTTAAACCTTTACCCGTTAGACGAACAACTAGATGCCAACGGAGATGATTTAAACGATGCCGGTGCTTCCAACTTTTTATCGGTAGTGTCTCGTTTAGGTGTTAAAGCTAAAGGTCCAAATGTTTGGGGAGCCAAAACCTCAGGAACATTAGAAGGTGATTTTTTTGGAAACACTGAAGCTTCTATCGGTTTATTTCGTTTGCGTCACGCTTATGTAACCCTTGATTGGGAAAAAACGAGTTTGACCTTGGGACAAACTTGGTATCCGACTTTTATTCCGGAGGTTTTTCCGGGTGTTGCCAACTTCAGTACCGGAATTATGTTTAATCCTTTTGGATGGGTTTCTCAGGCGAAAATCAAACAAAACTTTACCAAAGAATTATCTTTTGCTTTGACCGCTTACAAGGAAAGAGAGTTCACCACAGCTACTGCCACAGGCGGAACACAAAACTCAGCTTCTTTTAATTCACCTTTGCCAACGCTACACGGGCAATTCCAATTCAAAAACACCAACTGGATAGCCGGATTGGGATTTGAATACAAATCATTACAACCGTTAACAGTAAGCAATGGGTTAGCCACTTCGGAGAAAGTCAATACCACTTCAGTTGTAGGTTACTTCAAATACAACAATGACAAATTCCACATCAAAGCTTACGGAATCAGCGGTAAAAACATGTACAACTTAGTAATGTTGGGTGGTTTTGCAGGCTATGCGGATCCTAACGGCGGAGTGGAAACTTATGAAGGAATCAAAACCACCGCCATGTGGGTAGATATTGCCGGTAACGGTAAAAGTGTAGCTCCGGGATTGTTCTTTGGATATACTAAAACAGACGGGGTTAGTAAAGACAACCCAACCACGCTCTACGGAAGAGGTTTTGCAGGAACTCGTGGCGTTGACAACGTAATGAGAATTTCGGGTAGAGTAGATTTCAAACAAAACAAATTCAGAGTAACTCCTGAAATAGAATACACAGGAGCCACATGGGGAGATATAAAACCCGATGCTACTTTTGATGGCAACAATAAGGAAGTGGGCAATTTCAGAGCCATGATTTCTTGTGCTTACAGTTTTTAA
- a CDS encoding DUF6814 family protein, translating to MNTVKKILGIVWIALAVAVAYYAIGIFGGKLTSGKQDDLVFGIIIFFVLLPLIVTGLTIFGWYALTNEYED from the coding sequence ATGAACACAGTAAAAAAGATTTTAGGGATTGTTTGGATAGCCTTAGCCGTAGCCGTGGCTTACTACGCAATTGGTATTTTCGGAGGCAAATTAACCTCAGGAAAACAAGATGATTTGGTTTTCGGGATAATTATATTTTTTGTATTATTACCTTTGATTGTAACCGGATTAACCATCTTTGGATGGTATGCTCTCACTAATGAATATGAAGATTAA
- a CDS encoding DUF2238 domain-containing protein has product MPFTIAISPTRTPFNKNPWLWVFLSVFTIIWISTLIGTNDMNNWLLENTLTVLFFVFLLVTYKKYQFSDLSYLLICVYLCLHVYGAKYTYAENPFGYWLKDYMGWERNHYDRIVHFSFGFLLAYPMRELFLKWVKYPNMVAWVLPIEITLSISGFYELIEWAVADLFFPAQGVAYLGTQGDIWDAQKDIFLAFLGAIIATTIVSLVKKAFKIHEKENA; this is encoded by the coding sequence ATGCCATTTACTATCGCTATTTCACCCACAAGAACTCCGTTCAACAAAAACCCATGGTTGTGGGTTTTCCTGAGTGTATTCACCATCATTTGGATAAGCACGCTAATCGGAACCAACGACATGAACAACTGGTTGCTCGAAAACACCTTGACAGTTTTGTTCTTTGTCTTTTTATTGGTTACTTATAAAAAATACCAATTCAGCGACCTTTCCTATTTGCTCATTTGCGTCTACCTCTGCCTGCATGTTTATGGCGCCAAATACACTTATGCCGAAAACCCTTTTGGCTATTGGCTCAAGGATTATATGGGTTGGGAACGCAATCATTACGATCGAATAGTACACTTTAGTTTCGGATTCTTATTAGCTTACCCCATGAGAGAATTGTTCTTAAAATGGGTCAAATACCCCAATATGGTGGCGTGGGTCTTGCCTATTGAAATTACCCTTTCCATAAGCGGTTTTTATGAATTGATAGAATGGGCTGTAGCCGATTTATTCTTCCCGGCACAAGGCGTTGCTTACCTCGGAACTCAAGGCGATATTTGGGATGCGCAAAAAGATATTTTCTTAGCATTTCTAGGCGCCATAATCGCGACTACCATAGTATCATTGGTCAAAAAAGCTTTTAAAATTCACGAAAAAGAAAACGCTTAG
- a CDS encoding ATP-binding protein gives MNSIVLLIILALYLGILFFIAHWAEKKGNSKWTNNPYIYSLSLAVYCTAWTYYGSIGVAANSGLNYLPIYLGPIIIIPAWMIILKKIIRISRVNKVSSIADFISLRYGNSRFLGAVVTIVCLFGILPYIALQLKSIAETFHVVTQTESSSNIFDDSTTYVAFALAIFASIYGTRYVDASEKRKGIVTAVALESVLKLVFFIIIGVYVTFFVFDGFDDIYAKASLLEHFREKNTIGGLPQAINWFFLCILSLFAIFLLPRQFQVSVIENTRENHVNTAVWLFPLYLLLFNIFVYPIAWGGNILFEGQSVNSDTYSLLIPQLFDNKTLTVMVFLGGFSAAISMIVVSSIGLSTMVSNNLIIPYGLLGRLKHNEQSTINKKIVNIRKIGIFSLIIISYFLYRYFALDYSLFSIGLVAFVIIAQLAPSFFGALFWRRGSRTGAVSGLIVGFVICLYTLLVPYALGITSSDTSFITEGLFGIKLLKPLQLFGLDYLQPVPHALFWSLLFNFMIYIAVSVSFKGNYRERNYAEMFLDINKYITMHENAFVWKGTAYRTDIEKVLIKFLGEERTKRAMNIFNLKYNVDKNEELADARLIKFSENLLTGHIGTASAKILISSVVKEEKITLPEVLKILEESKENIIINKKLTETSNELKEISAKLHEANVSLMEKDKQKDEFLDTVTHELRTPITAIRASSEILYDDDEIPEELRKQFLQNIISESDRLNRLIDKILDLEKFETGRQKVNFATHKVLQTIENAIEPLQQLINNKYIHVHIEGNSNLKADFDEDRIVQVVTNLVSNAIKFCPETNGLITLAVYEKHDFVQVEVSDNGKGIAPNDFENIFDKFYQSTNQNFKKPIGSGLGLAICKQIIEHHKGKIWATNNATGGGCLSFTIPKKQQP, from the coding sequence ATGAATAGTATTGTTTTATTAATCATATTGGCACTTTATTTAGGGATTCTTTTCTTCATTGCCCATTGGGCAGAGAAAAAAGGAAACTCAAAATGGACGAACAATCCGTATATCTATTCACTTTCCTTAGCGGTTTATTGTACGGCATGGACGTATTACGGAAGTATTGGTGTAGCCGCCAATTCGGGACTGAATTATCTGCCAATTTATTTAGGTCCGATAATAATTATACCTGCATGGATGATTATTTTGAAGAAAATCATACGCATTTCAAGAGTCAATAAAGTTTCAAGTATAGCCGATTTTATTTCGCTTCGTTATGGCAATAGCCGTTTTTTAGGCGCTGTCGTAACCATCGTTTGCTTGTTTGGTATTTTGCCCTACATCGCTTTGCAATTAAAATCCATAGCCGAAACGTTTCACGTTGTAACCCAAACCGAATCGAGTTCCAACATCTTTGACGACAGTACAACTTATGTAGCTTTTGCCTTGGCGATATTTGCTTCTATTTACGGAACGCGTTACGTTGATGCTTCCGAAAAACGAAAAGGAATTGTAACCGCGGTTGCTTTAGAAAGCGTATTGAAATTGGTTTTCTTTATCATCATTGGTGTATATGTTACGTTCTTTGTCTTTGATGGTTTTGATGATATTTATGCCAAAGCTTCGCTGCTCGAACACTTCCGCGAAAAGAATACCATCGGCGGATTACCACAAGCCATCAACTGGTTTTTCTTGTGCATACTTTCATTGTTTGCCATCTTTTTGTTACCAAGACAATTTCAGGTTTCGGTGATCGAGAATACCAGAGAAAACCATGTGAATACTGCAGTTTGGTTATTTCCGTTGTATTTGTTGTTGTTCAATATTTTTGTCTATCCAATCGCTTGGGGCGGCAATATTTTATTCGAAGGACAAAGCGTGAATTCGGATACGTATTCGCTTTTAATTCCGCAGCTTTTTGACAATAAGACTCTTACCGTGATGGTTTTCTTGGGTGGATTTTCAGCAGCCATTTCTATGATAGTTGTTTCGTCTATCGGATTGTCTACGATGGTGAGTAATAACTTGATTATTCCTTATGGTTTGTTGGGAAGACTGAAACACAACGAGCAAAGTACCATCAACAAAAAGATTGTCAACATCCGTAAGATTGGGATTTTCTCGCTGATTATCATTTCTTATTTCCTCTACCGTTATTTCGCTTTAGATTACAGTTTGTTCTCTATTGGATTGGTGGCTTTTGTCATTATTGCTCAATTGGCACCATCGTTTTTCGGCGCTTTGTTTTGGAGAAGAGGTTCAAGAACCGGAGCGGTTTCGGGCTTAATTGTAGGTTTTGTGATTTGTTTGTACACACTGTTAGTGCCTTATGCATTAGGCATCACTTCTTCCGATACTTCCTTCATCACCGAAGGTTTATTTGGCATCAAATTATTAAAACCATTACAACTTTTTGGCTTAGATTATTTACAGCCTGTTCCTCATGCATTGTTTTGGAGTTTGTTGTTCAACTTCATGATTTACATCGCGGTGTCGGTGAGTTTCAAAGGCAATTACCGAGAGCGTAACTATGCCGAAATGTTCCTTGATATCAACAAATACATCACCATGCACGAAAATGCATTCGTATGGAAAGGAACGGCTTACCGAACCGATATCGAGAAAGTGTTGATTAAATTCTTAGGCGAAGAACGAACCAAGCGTGCCATGAACATCTTCAACCTAAAATACAATGTAGATAAAAACGAAGAGTTAGCCGATGCACGTTTGATTAAATTCTCCGAAAACCTTTTGACCGGACATATCGGTACGGCTTCTGCCAAAATATTAATTTCCAGCGTGGTCAAAGAAGAAAAGATAACTTTACCCGAAGTTTTGAAGATTTTGGAAGAATCCAAAGAGAATATCATCATCAATAAAAAGCTGACAGAAACCTCTAATGAACTTAAAGAAATCTCGGCTAAGCTTCATGAAGCCAACGTTTCTTTGATGGAAAAAGACAAGCAAAAAGATGAATTCCTCGATACGGTTACCCACGAATTGCGAACACCAATCACCGCCATTCGTGCTTCGAGTGAGATTTTATACGACGATGACGAAATTCCCGAAGAACTGCGCAAACAGTTTTTGCAAAACATTATATCAGAATCGGATAGGTTAAACCGTTTGATTGATAAAATTCTTGACTTAGAAAAGTTTGAAACCGGTCGACAAAAAGTTAACTTTGCTACTCACAAAGTTTTGCAAACTATTGAAAATGCGATTGAACCTTTGCAACAGCTCATCAATAACAAGTACATTCACGTTCACATAGAAGGCAACAGCAATCTGAAAGCCGATTTTGATGAAGACAGAATAGTACAAGTGGTGACCAACTTAGTGTCGAACGCGATTAAGTTTTGTCCCGAAACCAATGGTTTGATTACCTTAGCGGTTTATGAAAAACACGATTTTGTGCAAGTGGAAGTGAGTGACAATGGTAAAGGAATTGCACCGAATGATTTTGAAAATATATTTGACAAGTTCTACCAATCGACCAATCAGAATTTCAAAAAACCTATTGGTAGCGGATTAGGATTGGCGATTTGCAAACAAATTATCGAACACCACAAAGGTAAAATTTGGGCTACCAATAATGCTACCGGCGGTGGTTGTTTGAGTTTCACCATACCCAAAAAACAGCAGCCATGA
- a CDS encoding oxidoreductase, whose amino-acid sequence MKIAVIGGGPGGLYFSILTKKAMPHCQIDVYERNKPDDSFGFGVVFSDETLGEFLKRDMQSYELIRSKFAYWDDIIVARDGQGVSIAGNGFCGCSRKTLLKLLHQRCREEGVNLHFEQNIDNLSQYQDADIILASDGIASGIRTQYESAFGTKITLKKNRFVWLGSTKPLDAFTYFFRTTPHGVMVAHSYQYEEGMSTWIFECSDETWQKHGFEVTNEADTMAKIAEIFKEELDGHPLISNKSHWRQFPHVTNEKWFHNNIVLLGDAKATAHYSIGSGTKLAMDCAIGLSDAVIANPNNVQAAFEQYDKTRRNTVEMIQHAALVSLDWFEHMDRNNQHPFYQFAFGCMTRSKKVTFENLRLRDKSFTDKVLQEFNDNFNSNNQILPAAFTKFKLRDLELQNRIVMSPMGQYSAIDGKVSDWHLVHYGSRATGGVGLIITEMTAVSETGRITLGCAGIYTQEQIVDWKKITDFVHQNTQTKIGIQLGHSGRKGATKKPWEGQNEPINLPWDLLSASPIAFNDKLPVPREMTSEDMDLIVSQFVQATKNADRAGFDLIELQAHHGFLLASFLSPLTNIRTDEFGGSIANRLKFPLRVFKEMRKVFPTHKPMSVRISASDWAQNGITEEEVITIATAFKNAGADIINVSTGNTVANQKPQVGRMWQTPFADAVRNTVHIPTITTGYIQDIDQINTIILNGRADLVALGRPLLADANFVRNAQAYEQFEANDIPNQYKAGSSHLYPLKAAERKQTEGMKKALKPKSNKKD is encoded by the coding sequence ATGAAAATAGCAGTTATAGGTGGCGGTCCGGGCGGACTTTACTTTTCGATACTAACTAAAAAAGCAATGCCTCATTGCCAAATCGACGTGTACGAACGCAACAAACCCGACGATAGTTTTGGTTTTGGCGTAGTCTTCTCTGATGAAACTCTGGGCGAATTCCTTAAACGCGACATGCAATCGTATGAGTTAATTCGAAGTAAATTTGCCTATTGGGACGATATCATTGTTGCCCGTGACGGACAAGGAGTCAGCATCGCAGGAAACGGTTTTTGCGGTTGTTCCCGAAAAACATTACTCAAATTATTACACCAGCGCTGTCGTGAAGAAGGCGTGAATCTTCATTTTGAACAGAATATTGATAACTTAAGTCAATACCAAGACGCCGACATTATCTTGGCTTCAGACGGAATTGCCAGTGGAATCAGAACACAATACGAATCAGCATTCGGAACCAAAATCACGTTAAAGAAAAACCGCTTTGTATGGTTAGGCTCAACCAAACCGTTAGATGCTTTCACCTATTTCTTCAGAACTACACCACATGGCGTAATGGTTGCCCATTCCTATCAATACGAAGAAGGCATGAGTACCTGGATATTTGAATGCAGCGATGAAACTTGGCAAAAACATGGCTTCGAAGTGACCAATGAAGCCGATACGATGGCTAAAATTGCAGAAATTTTCAAAGAAGAACTCGACGGACATCCATTGATTTCCAACAAATCCCATTGGCGTCAGTTTCCGCATGTAACCAATGAAAAATGGTTTCACAACAATATCGTTTTGTTAGGCGATGCCAAAGCTACCGCGCACTACTCTATCGGTTCGGGCACCAAATTGGCGATGGATTGCGCTATTGGGTTATCCGATGCGGTAATTGCGAATCCGAACAACGTGCAAGCCGCATTCGAACAATACGATAAAACCCGCAGAAATACAGTAGAAATGATACAGCACGCTGCTTTGGTTTCGCTCGATTGGTTTGAACATATGGATAGAAACAACCAACATCCGTTCTATCAGTTCGCTTTCGGTTGTATGACACGCTCCAAAAAAGTAACGTTTGAAAACTTAAGACTAAGGGATAAATCATTTACGGATAAAGTCCTTCAAGAGTTCAATGACAATTTCAATAGCAATAATCAAATTTTGCCTGCGGCATTTACTAAGTTCAAATTACGTGATTTAGAATTACAAAACCGCATCGTCATGTCACCAATGGGACAATACTCTGCCATTGACGGTAAAGTTTCCGATTGGCATTTGGTGCATTACGGAAGCAGAGCCACCGGAGGTGTCGGACTAATCATTACCGAAATGACAGCCGTTTCCGAAACAGGACGCATCACTTTAGGTTGTGCCGGAATTTACACTCAGGAACAAATAGTTGACTGGAAAAAAATAACCGATTTCGTCCATCAAAACACCCAAACTAAAATCGGAATTCAATTAGGACATTCAGGCCGAAAAGGCGCTACCAAAAAACCTTGGGAAGGACAAAACGAACCGATCAATTTGCCTTGGGATTTACTTTCGGCTTCGCCAATAGCGTTTAACGACAAACTTCCTGTTCCAAGGGAGATGACTTCCGAAGACATGGATTTAATCGTTTCCCAATTTGTCCAAGCTACCAAAAATGCCGACCGCGCCGGTTTTGATTTAATCGAATTACAAGCGCACCACGGATTCCTTCTAGCCTCTTTCCTATCGCCTTTGACGAATATCAGAACCGATGAATTTGGCGGAAGTATAGCAAACCGATTGAAGTTTCCGCTAAGGGTTTTCAAGGAAATGCGAAAAGTATTCCCAACACACAAACCCATGTCAGTAAGAATCTCCGCTTCGGATTGGGCACAAAACGGAATCACTGAAGAAGAAGTGATCACTATAGCAACAGCCTTTAAAAATGCCGGCGCCGATATCATCAACGTTTCTACCGGAAATACCGTAGCGAATCAGAAACCGCAAGTCGGCAGAATGTGGCAAACACCTTTTGCAGATGCAGTGAGAAATACAGTTCACATTCCAACCATAACCACCGGCTACATTCAAGACATTGACCAAATCAACACTATTATTTTAAACGGTAGAGCCGATTTGGTGGCGCTGGGTCGACCGTTATTAGCCGATGCCAATTTCGTTCGCAACGCACAAGCCTACGAGCAATTCGAAGCCAATGATATACCAAACCAATACAAAGCAGGAAGTTCACATCTCTATCCGCTAAAAGCCGCCGAAAGAAAGCAAACCGAAGGCATGAAAAAAGCGCTAAAACCGAAAAGCAATAAAAAAGATTAA
- a CDS encoding flavin reductase family protein, whose translation MLFDPNELEYSAVYKLLTGAIIPRPIGWISSISEDGINNLAPFSYFNAVGEDPPHVMFAAGRGNNTNKDTLNNVLATKQFVVNMVTEELAEQMNTTAQSVPSEVDEFELAGVTPIASLKVKPMRVKESPITFECELVHHYFLEDHKNGGACIIIGRIVMMHFDDEVLLDHYKINLETYKPISRLAGSNYAKLGELFSIKRG comes from the coding sequence ATGCTATTTGATCCTAACGAGCTCGAGTATTCGGCTGTTTACAAACTACTAACCGGCGCCATTATCCCTAGACCTATCGGGTGGATTTCTTCCATTAGTGAAGATGGCATCAACAACTTAGCGCCTTTCTCCTATTTCAATGCCGTTGGCGAAGATCCGCCTCACGTAATGTTTGCCGCCGGAAGAGGCAACAACACCAATAAAGACACGCTAAACAATGTCTTAGCGACCAAGCAGTTCGTAGTAAATATGGTAACGGAAGAATTAGCAGAGCAAATGAATACCACCGCACAATCGGTTCCGTCTGAAGTGGACGAATTCGAATTAGCAGGTGTTACACCAATAGCATCTTTAAAAGTGAAACCCATGCGCGTCAAAGAAAGTCCAATTACTTTCGAATGCGAACTGGTACACCATTACTTCCTCGAAGACCATAAAAACGGCGGTGCTTGTATCATTATCGGTAGAATCGTAATGATGCATTTTGACGACGAAGTGTTGTTAGACCATTACAAAATCAATTTAGAAACCTATAAACCCATCTCGAGATTAGCCGGTTCTAATTATGCCAAATTAGGAGAATTGTTCTCCATCAAAAGAGGCTAA
- a CDS encoding MFS transporter: protein MSDKKTKGIWKVISASSMGTMIEWYDFYIFGSLAVVLSTKFFPTDNPTAAFLSTLATFAAGFVVRPFGALFFGRLGDLIGRKYTFMVTLMLMGGATFVIGCIPSYETIGFAAPILVLILRLLQGLALGGEYGGAATYVAEHAPKGEKGYWTSWIQTTATVGLFISLMVILITKSVLSKEAFDEWGWRVPFWVSILMVYVSYMIRKNMEESPVFAKAKSEGKTSTNPLKESFGHKYNLKFVLLALFGATMGQGVVWYTGQFYAMNFLKTVQSIDSSQVDMLLGIALILGTPFFVVFGWLSDKWGRKSIMMAGMLLAIFLYRPIYRAMYNSTDLTKKTEIAANTKVVPSFKEIDATKSDSIYTTTKEYTDGTKVEEIKTLHFEAGKLMVDDKGKDKIETKVTKTINSTDKWFLVLMVFIQVIFVTMVYGPIAAFLVEMFPVKIRYTSMSLPYHVGNGIFGGLLPAISTYFVTQSKEAGDVEFYLEGLWYPIGIAAVCFVIGMIYIDRKINTLHD from the coding sequence ATGAGCGATAAAAAAACAAAAGGAATTTGGAAAGTTATTTCCGCTTCCTCAATGGGAACCATGATTGAATGGTATGATTTTTACATCTTCGGTAGTTTGGCCGTAGTGTTATCAACTAAATTTTTCCCTACAGACAACCCAACAGCTGCGTTCTTGTCAACCTTGGCCACCTTTGCAGCAGGTTTCGTAGTGCGTCCTTTCGGAGCATTATTCTTTGGTCGATTAGGAGACCTTATTGGAAGAAAGTACACTTTTATGGTTACTTTGATGTTAATGGGTGGTGCGACCTTCGTAATTGGGTGTATTCCAAGTTATGAGACCATTGGTTTTGCCGCACCAATTTTAGTCTTAATCCTTCGTTTACTACAAGGGCTTGCACTTGGAGGAGAATACGGAGGAGCTGCAACCTATGTAGCAGAACACGCACCAAAAGGCGAAAAAGGCTATTGGACATCGTGGATTCAAACCACTGCTACCGTAGGTTTATTTATTTCCTTGATGGTGATTTTAATTACTAAAAGTGTTTTGTCTAAAGAAGCCTTTGATGAATGGGGATGGAGAGTTCCGTTTTGGGTATCAATTCTGATGGTATACGTGTCTTACATGATTCGTAAAAACATGGAAGAATCACCCGTTTTTGCCAAAGCCAAATCAGAAGGAAAAACTTCAACCAATCCGTTAAAAGAAAGTTTTGGTCACAAATACAACTTAAAATTTGTCTTATTGGCTTTATTCGGAGCGACTATGGGACAAGGTGTAGTTTGGTATACCGGACAATTCTACGCGATGAACTTCTTAAAAACTGTACAAAGTATCGACTCGTCTCAAGTAGATATGCTATTGGGTATCGCCTTAATCTTAGGCACACCTTTCTTCGTGGTCTTTGGTTGGTTGAGTGACAAATGGGGCAGAAAATCAATTATGATGGCGGGAATGTTATTGGCTATTTTCTTATACCGACCAATATATAGAGCCATGTATAACAGCACCGATTTGACTAAGAAAACAGAAATCGCTGCCAATACTAAAGTAGTACCTTCGTTTAAAGAAATCGATGCTACTAAATCAGACTCTATCTACACTACTACAAAAGAATATACTGACGGAACCAAAGTAGAAGAAATCAAAACCCTGCATTTCGAAGCCGGAAAATTAATGGTAGACGACAAAGGAAAAGATAAAATCGAAACTAAAGTCACTAAAACCATCAACAGCACCGACAAATGGTTCTTGGTATTGATGGTATTCATTCAAGTAATCTTTGTAACGATGGTGTACGGTCCAATCGCGGCTTTCTTAGTAGAAATGTTCCCGGTTAAAATCAGATATACTTCGATGTCGTTGCCTTATCACGTTGGAAATGGTATATTTGGAGGATTACTGCCAGCCATTTCAACCTACTTTGTAACCCAATCCAAAGAAGCCGGTGATGTAGAGTTTTACCTCGAAGGATTATGGTATCCGATTGGAATCGCTGCCGTATGTTTTGTCATCGGGATGATTTACATCGACAGAAAAATTAATACACTTCACGACTAA